The DNA window aaatacaattttcccATTTTCCGTCAGTCCGTATGTACTTCTCTTCTCCAGCACCTGTGAAAGTTGCTCCGCTGTTTGGGGGTACAAATCTCCGCAGACGTCTTGAGCTCCACATAGCACGCGGGGGGAGCCGGAGCATGCGGATCTTTGTCCCGGCAGTCCACCTCGCCCGAGAACAGAAGCCTGTGATCCGAGAGACGTGTTTGGACCACGGTGCAGAAGGCCTCGTTGGTGTTGACCTCGCCGCTTGAGTCGGGGACGCCGTCCATCTTGTCTTTGAGGGGAACGCGTAGTACATTTTTTCAATGAGAGTCGCGTGACCGGACCACGCAAAACGTACGTACCCGTACACGTGTACTGCTCAAACTTGTACCCCCAGTACATCATCTCCTGGTGCCTCCCCGTGCGATTTTCTCGATCCCGGCGGGCGGCGTCCGTCTCCACTTCGCTGATGTAAAGGATTCCCTTGAACCTGGTGACGGCCAGCAACCAGCCCTCCCGCGTTTCGTACGGCGTGGTCAGTAGTTTGGTCAAATGGCCTCTCCACGTCACAAAATCCACATCCAAAATTCTGCCAGGGAAAGACCACCCACACttataatatttgttttctttcaggATATTCTCTGATCAAATTAAGCTTGAAGATAGCGGACGGAGATATCGAATGGTGAATTCGTTTTCAACTcccacctctacttacgatgaAGATGACTTGTCTGCCTTCCGCGTGAGTTTTTGTCTGTTTGCCAAAATCCAGCGGAGGATGTGGTCCAGCTTTTCCTTCACGCTGTCGTCCCTCTTTATGAAACGGTCTCTGTAACCGTCCCGCAGGTCGAAATGGGGGCTTTTAGCGGGTTCCGCGTAGTACCTCATCTGCCTGCTGTCGTTGAAGAACCTGCGCTGGGAGTCGAGGGAAAAGAAACCGACTTCCACGGGCTGCTTGTACAAAGGGAAGTCTCTTTCGTAAAGCTCCTTTCTGGTGCTCAAAGTCTGAGAGTTGGGTGCTTTTTGGTGAGTTGACGACTCGGAGACGTGACGGTCTGATTTGGAAAATTTACGGCTCCTCTCGTTTTGTTCGCTATCATCTCTCCATCTTTTGAATGTTTGCCGCTGGTGCTGGAAGCTGGAATTGTGCGGGTGTCGCTGGTTCATGGTTGCCTGATGGGAAGAGGATGCTgattttgcaaagaaaaagtGATTGTCAACATTAAATCAATGTAAGTATTTATAATGTTTATATTAACCCAAAGATGCGATCTAATGtgtcaatattttaaaaaatgcttagaGTAAAGAGTTAAAGCTGCTATGGCatttaataaatcaataagGCAGTTGCGCAAATACTACTTATATATGCACTTATCAAGTTCACTATGATGCACATAATTAGTATTAGATTTGTTAAGATCAGTGGGGATTGTTTTTAGGCTACTTACCTCAAATCAAACACGAACCCAGAATGCTAAACTGGTAGCATTCTTCTCATAAGAAACAGGCTAACTACTGTTTAGCTTAGCTGTAGCTCAGCTTCGTTTTAGTTACAAACAGCCGCGTTCGCTTTGTTTAATGGTCTTGCTGTTTCAAaatctatacatatatctattCAAATCCAAATGATAGCCATTTCATAATCCGATGCGTTCTACTTGTTATATTCGTAAGAACCATAACATAGGGACATGCAGGTAACACGTTGAACAAAAGGGGGCAGTATTTCCAACTATGTTACTGGAGTCTTAGTCAAATAAGAACCGGTGCAAGTAAAAATGCGGATGTCATTACGACTGTAACCAAAGGAGGGCAGTATTGCCATTGAGTCTTATTAATAAGAGAAGAAGAATAGTGGAGCAATCATTTATATCACATATATATAGAGCTAGATGCGAAAATAAATCAGAGTTGCCGGCGTGAATAACAAATGTAAGGCGGGTGACTGCCACtggcacaaaatggccgactagtGCGGACGGTCGCCCTAATTGACTGACAGCACGCATATCGCATCTATTTTACTCTCAATTTCGCAATGTCGAAACTAAGAAGCTAAGAAGCTAACGCATTTGACGCGTTCGTCACCCGAAATTATGTGTATGCGTGTAGTTTTACACCTAACAGAATTCAAGGTAATGCTCTTCAACCTATATAAGTTAATAATATTGGGTCACAATTCAAATTTTGCAATGTATTTCTAATACGTATATGATACGCGCGATAATGTGAATGAAACTAGCcactgtggaacaaattaggcATTTACACAAACCGTAATGAATGATTGCCATCCTTACCCTAGttgttattttaaatacataatttaAATATGTCTAGTTGGGGTGGTTGACCGCCACAATATGTCTCTGGTATCATGGAACCAAAgtgtaaaaatattgaatagcgttttcttcttttcaggtATGAGCAGGAAACGAGCTCTAATTTCCGACATTTTCAAGGTACAGAAAAGACGACCTGGTGCTGAGAAGTTTGGTGACAAGAGTGATGGAGGTGAGTGTCATTGTTTCATACATGGCTGTAGCTCAATTACTAGGTAGAAATAAAGTATAAACCGAAATTCTATCAACCCTGAAAGGTTCGACTGACATCCGAGCAAGCCTGGAGTACCTCATGACACTGTTTCCCAGAAAGCTCTTCAATGACCAATTGCCTCAAATTGTACTGAAGCACCAACTCTACAGCATTCATCATGACAAAACTCTGGTGGACAAGGAAGTGGTGAGATGAATGAAGATATTTGGATTCTATTGGAGAGTGTAACAAACAAATAGATGCCTTTATGCGGTCCCTGATTGTCTAATCAAAACACTTGCAGAATAAACTACGCGAGGATGGAGAGCTGCTCATGGTCCAACTCGGTTTTGACCTCGAGGCATTTGGCCTGGTTTTCACGTCCGACTACAAGGCCAAAGTGTCGGCCGGAGAGGAGGGCAGAGACACCCAAAGGACTGTAGACAAGTTCTTGGACAAGGTTTTGTCGCCTTGCACTGATCTGAGCTTCAACAAAGAACAGATGATCAAGAAATTCCTCTTCATGGACTCCGAAATCACGTACGTCGAGTCAAATCTGTCTGTTGAAACTACAAACGACCCCTTGTTGTGTAGTGGTTCACATGGCGAGATTGACATTGACATCAATGTTTTTGCTTGCCGTTCAGGCAGCTGGTGAAGGCAGGCGTCCTGACGGTAAGGGACGCCGGCAGCTGGTGGCTCTCCATTCCCAACTCTGGCAGATTCACTAAGTACTTCATACAAGGTGCGTATTTAGGTTTAAAAAGACTACCTCAAGGTGGTAGAAAAGCGAGTAGAAAACACTCGGTGAAAGGGTTGAAATTTTGTTCTAATGACAGAATGTTTTCCCACAATTCCCTCGCCTTTCAGGTCGGAAGGGCGTACTGGGCATGGTGAAAAAGTCTCGCTACGGCGAAGTGTTACAGGCCGAGCTGGAAGGACGGCGGACCACGTCGCAAGTGAAATATCACATCAAGTATCACATCCACGATCTTGTCGGTGCTGGGCTGGTAGACAGGTAAATACATCAGCACGTACTTGCAGTGCATGTCTAGTTTAAATTTAAAAGTGTATTTAAATTGTTCATATTTTAGTTACAAGTTAAATGTGTGCAAAACTACTAGTTTCACGGATGCCAAACTTTGTAGACACTGTAGGATATGCAGATTTTTCTAATTTGAGTTATGAGATCAAGTTGAATATTCTATAAATATCTAAATAGACACacttgatatttaaaaaaacattctgaatcaggaaagtttttttttaagtttatagCTATCTGATggtgatttttgttgtttttctgttaCTTAATGGATTtctaaacattttcttttaagttTTATCAGTCGGAACCATGAAATTCCTAAATTTTAAGGGTTTCACAGctataaa is part of the Stigmatopora argus isolate UIUO_Sarg chromosome 14, RoL_Sarg_1.0, whole genome shotgun sequence genome and encodes:
- the dxo gene encoding decapping and exoribonuclease protein, whose protein sequence is MNQRHPHNSSFQHQRQTFKRWRDDSEQNERSRKFSKSDRHVSESSTHQKAPNSQTLSTRKELYERDFPLYKQPVEVGFFSLDSQRRFFNDSRQMRYYAEPAKSPHFDLRDGYRDRFIKRDDSVKEKLDHILRWILANRQKLTRKADKSSSSILDVDFVTWRGHLTKLLTTPYETREGWLLAVTRFKGILYISEVETDAARRDRENRTGRHQEMMYWGYKFEQYTCTDKMDGVPDSSGEVNTNEAFCTVVQTRLSDHRLLFSGEVDCRDKDPHAPAPPACYVELKTSAEICTPKQRSNFHRFKLLKWWAQSFLPGVPRIVAGFRDDDGVVVSVETFHISKISRLIKAEDKCWRPTVCMNFCSDFLSFVKRVVTEDNPNVVYLFCWNPRCDVTYSVHRDSSHSFLPNWYLKEMG
- the LOC144088340 gene encoding winged helix repair factor 1: MSRKRALISDIFKVQKRRPGAEKFGDKSDGGSTDIRASLEYLMTLFPRKLFNDQLPQIVLKHQLYSIHHDKTLVDKEVNKLREDGELLMVQLGFDLEAFGLVFTSDYKAKVSAGEEGRDTQRTVDKFLDKVLSPCTDLSFNKEQMIKKFLFMDSEITQLVKAGVLTVRDAGSWWLSIPNSGRFTKYFIQGRKGVLGMVKKSRYGEVLQAELEGRRTTSQVKYHIKYHIHDLVGAGLVDRIPTTSGTLLRYVDS